The sequence ttcctgCTAATTTGCCTCTAAAATTTCAGAATTGGAAGACTATAGATGAAATTCTTTATGAAAAATTTTGGCTCCTTTCAATGGTATAAACCAAACCACATAATCTGAAAGCTCTCCTGCAAAGGAATTGTTCTGTAAGACCTGTAATTTACACGTGTGAAAGAAAGGGTAAAAGGGAAAAGCAGTGGCAAGGGAGAATTAGTGAAGTGGGGACGTGGCAAATTCTGTTACAAGTCTGGGAGGGGACTTTCCGCTGGGGTTTATGATCCCATTTTAGGGTGTGAAGAAGATTGGAGCTTGTGAAAGCTTTAGGAGAGGGAGGTGCTCTCGAATCAGCCCTTATCAAGTTCTTTGTTCTTGTTCTTGCTTAAGACTaattatttctcttttttttctcggTGCTTTGTATTTTCCCTGatattgtgattttttatttttattttctggAATATCACAGATCAGGGAGGTATTTTCCCCTGTTTGTCCTTGTTGGGTATTTCTGTGAGCGCAGGAGTCACGATACCTAACATGTTCATCtgatgatttttcattttttctcaacatatatttttttggtAAATCTTGCCTGCCATAGCGCTGTTGTGAATTTCGTTCTAATAGTTGGCGAGCTTGATTATATTTGAATGTGGATGAACTGTATTTTGGCTGTATATTTGTCATGGAATGGTGACTAACTaacaacttattattattttatttatttattttattgaaacaACTGCtctcattgagaaaaaaaaaatgaaagaataccaGGACATACAAAAAACCAATCCCACGAAAACCCCACTAACAACTTATCTTTTAGAACAATCCATTTCTTTTTGTTCATTATTTGCATTAGATTAAGTCGGGTTTTTTTTCTTCACACTTTGGTATTTAGATTCTTGCAAGTTTATGTTACCTGGCCACAGATTTTCAGGATTATGCCAAACCTTCACATCTTATACAAGCCTCAGAATTGGGGGTCTGCACGAAAACTTCAATTGAGAAAATCCTATCATCTTTGAAGGGAAATGAATCTCAGGCCTTGATCAAGGTTGATATAAGCACTAGCAAGCTCTATGGATCAAGTGTAAGTGACTTGAATGCTGGAATTCTCCTGTGTTTGATAGATGAAAAGGGAAATTCTATATTACAGAGAATACCTTCAAGTTTGATGACACATGATCTTTCTAAAGAAAAGGATATTTTGGATGGTCCTGAAATTCTCTTGTTCCAGAGGGGTTCCATTGATGAGTTTGTCTTCGAGGGACCTAAATTGGGTAGATTAGAAGCCGTCTGGCTGAGCGTTGATTCAGGTTAGTTTGTGCCACATACACTCATACTATTTTCCAAAAACTGTCGGGTCTCTTTTGGAACTTAAAATGATTTTGACTGTATATGTTGCTTGTATCAAATAGATTTTGTCAAGAAATTTAACAAAacgtttttttttccctcatcTTAGCCAGGCCAGTGGAGAGTAGGAAGTCTAAGCTTGTATGTCATATCTCAATTAAAATCTGAGGGGGAAGAGCTTCAGTACATGGGCCTCAAGTTTGAATTCCCAGCTGAGGATATATTACTTGGGGAGGGCAGCGACAAGTCAATGATAGAACTTAGGCCTTGCCTCGTATCGGAAGTATCTGGAATTGAGCCCTTATCCTTCCTGAACAAAAGCTCAAATTTAGCCACCATCGACAGTATATCCAATGAGGAAAGCATGAAAGAATATGCAGACTTGAAGCTCTCTTTGCTTGCTTATGATGCGTTGTTGATCCTTGCTGGCACATCTGTTTCATCCTTCTTAGCTGGTGAAAATGCCGGTCTTGCATTCTTAGCTGGTGGCATTCTTGGCTTCTTGTATCTGCTGCTCTTGCAAAGATCCGTGGACGAGTTACCTGCTCCAACACCAATTTCTGAAACAACTAGGAATGAAGATCAACGATACAAAGGCCCTCTATCGGCATTGGCACTGGCAGTTGGATTTTCCATTCTTACAGTTAAGTTCAACTTGGGAGATTCAACCATGATACTGTCGCCTAAAGAAGTGGTGATAGGAATGCTGGGATTTCTTGCATGTAAAGTTGCTGTTGTTTTGGCTGCAGTAAAGCCAATGGCGCTGGGTCGAAAGGTAAATGAATGAACGTGAATGTTCTTTTATTGGAATGTCTGAGATTTAGtgtatttttcaaaatagaaagatAGAATATGAAACAATCCAATTGGCgagaaaatagagagagagagagcgagagagagagagagagaaggaaaggataaaagaaaacaaaacaaaagaaaaggaaagaaagaaactgACCAACATATTGTGTAGGGGAAGTATACTTGCATATAATGTAggatttatatgtatatattatacTTTTGCATCTGGTTGGAAATAAAGCTTTCACTTGCCCTCCATTTCGGGCATCTTTTCGTTGATTAGAATACTTAAAGGATGAAAGTTGGTTCGATTAACTTGTAGTGATAAATATGATGGGGTTAAGGTCTCTTGTTAGACAGATTGATATGAGAAAGCATGTAGGAGTTTGATTATCCTATAGATTTTAGGatttgtttggaatgac comes from Benincasa hispida cultivar B227 chromosome 2, ASM972705v1, whole genome shotgun sequence and encodes:
- the LOC120071363 gene encoding uncharacterized protein LOC120071363, producing the protein MDCVTPMVLWCAGVADIDALSTKHLIFATHKSFTSGRKSLNSVFSRSGCSRYPVSRFRIRAKRSRFQDFQDYAKPSHLIQASELGVCTKTSIEKILSSLKGNESQALIKVDISTSKLYGSSVSDLNAGILLCLIDEKGNSILQRIPSSLMTHDLSKEKDILDGPEILLFQRGSIDEFVFEGPKLGRLEAVWLSVDSGQWRVGSLSLYVISQLKSEGEELQYMGLKFEFPAEDILLGEGSDKSMIELRPCLVSEVSGIEPLSFLNKSSNLATIDSISNEESMKEYADLKLSLLAYDALLILAGTSVSSFLAGENAGLAFLAGGILGFLYLLLLQRSVDELPAPTPISETTRNEDQRYKGPLSALALAVGFSILTVKFNLGDSTMILSPKEVVIGMLGFLACKVAVVLAAVKPMALGRKVNE